The following are encoded in a window of Colletotrichum lupini chromosome 3, complete sequence genomic DNA:
- a CDS encoding glycosyl hydrolase family 7 yields MLSLSVLLAVISAVSAHCTNVNGEVVIDYNWRWLHDASGTNCYDGNKWTSACSSATDCASKCSLEGADYAATYGVTTSSNALSLKFVTQHAYGKNIGSRHYLMNSASAYEMFTLTGNELAFDMDADGGMAKYPTNKAGAKYGTGYCDAQCARDLKFVGGKANIEGWVPLSNDTNAGVGPYGAYCAEMDVWESNSHSFAVTPYACTNNAYHVCETSGCGGTYSADRFAGDCDANGCDFNPYRMGATGFYSKGKTVDTSKKFTVVTQFSNNKAFGDRDRFSEVGGFSKLNSALSGKWVLVMSLWDDYYANMLWLDSPGAARGDCPTTSGVPAEVENSLASATVTYSNIRFGPIGSTSA; encoded by the exons ATGCTTTCACTCTCCGTTCTCCTCGCTGTAATCAGTGCCGTGTCTGCTCA CTGTACCAACGTCAACGGTGAGGTTGTTATCGACTACAATTGGAGATGGCTTCACGATGCCTCCGGCACTAATTGCTACGACGGTAACAAGTGGACCAGTGCTTGCAGTTCCGCGACGGATTGCGCCTCCAAGTGCTCTCTCGAGGGCGCTGACTACGCTGCTACTTACGGTGTTACTACCTCTAGTAACGCTCTCAGCTTGAAGTTCGTCACGCAACACGCCTACGGCAAGAACATTGGCTCTCGTCATTATCTTATGAACTCGGCCTCGGCCTATGAGATGTTCACTTTGACAG GTAACGAGCTGGCCTTCGAC ATGGACGCGGATGGTGGCATGGCTAAGTACCCTACTAATAAGGCTGGTGCCAAGTACGGCACTGGATACTGCGACGCCCAGTGCGCCCGTGATCTCAAGTTCGTCGGCGGCAAGGCCAACATCGAGGGCTGGGTTCCGTTATCTAACGATACTAACGCTGGCGTCGGTCCCTACGGTGCCTACTGCGCCGAGATGGACGTCTGGG AGTCTAACTCTCACTCCTTCGCCGTGACACCCTACGCATGCACGAATAACGCATATCACGTCTGCGAGACGTCCGGCTGTGGCGGCACCTACTCCGCGGACCGCTTCGCTGGCGACTGCGATGCTAACGGATGTGACTTTAACCCCTACCGTATGGGTGCTACCGGCTTCTATAGTAAGGGTAAGACGGTCGATACTTCTAAGAAGTTCAC CGTTGTCACCCAGTTCTCTAATAACAAG GCGTTTGGTGACCGCGACCGCTTCTCCGAGGTCGGAGGCTTCTCTAAGCTCAACTCGGCCCTTAGCGGTAAGTGGGTGCTCGTGATGTCCCTCTGGGATGATTACTATGCTAATATGCTCTGGCTCGACTCT CCCGGCGCCGCCCGCGGAGACTGCCCCACTACCTCCGGTGTCCCTGCTGAGGTTGAGAACAGTCTTGCCAGT GCCACTGTCACGTACTCCAACATCCGCTTCGGACCCATCGGCTCAACC AGTGCTTAG